A single window of Selenomonas sputigena DNA harbors:
- a CDS encoding LicD family protein, with translation MDYDKEQLKAIQEKALEILLYFKEICDQHGIRFYVGSGCCIGAVRHHGFIPWDDDIDVFLLREDYERLPKVWNSFADTKRYAYCRTTETENYHDAGASIRDNNTTFINKHCVNDDINQGLQIDLIPLDRRADGMLSHSKQVFWAMVYSLFNAQRLPDNQGGMTRLLAKIAYGIFSNKRIRDKIWQYAEQKMLLSPTDSWTYYTELVTGLKGLTLKYPKDFWDKPCYLPFEGHQIPVPSRYEEYLTMVFGDYMKLPPQEDRVPKHNTAYIDLNHSYKNYRGIHYFPQGKNEKVDNVFLL, from the coding sequence GTGGATTATGATAAAGAACAACTAAAAGCCATACAGGAAAAAGCGCTAGAAATATTACTATACTTTAAAGAGATATGCGATCAACATGGAATACGTTTCTATGTTGGGAGTGGATGCTGCATTGGCGCTGTTCGGCATCATGGATTTATTCCTTGGGATGATGATATTGATGTGTTCCTGCTTCGGGAAGATTACGAGAGGCTTCCTAAGGTATGGAATTCGTTTGCAGACACGAAACGATATGCCTATTGCAGGACGACCGAAACAGAAAATTATCACGATGCAGGTGCATCGATTCGAGATAATAATACGACTTTCATTAATAAACACTGTGTAAATGATGATATCAACCAAGGTTTGCAAATTGATTTAATCCCCTTGGACCGTCGAGCTGACGGTATGCTTTCGCATAGCAAACAAGTCTTTTGGGCGATGGTGTATTCTCTGTTCAATGCACAGCGTCTGCCAGATAATCAAGGCGGCATGACTCGTCTGTTGGCTAAGATTGCGTATGGGATTTTCTCCAATAAGCGTATACGAGATAAAATTTGGCAGTATGCAGAACAGAAGATGCTTTTATCTCCGACAGATTCATGGACATATTATACAGAATTAGTGACAGGATTAAAGGGGCTGACGCTAAAATATCCGAAAGATTTTTGGGATAAGCCATGTTATCTTCCCTTTGAGGGACACCAAATTCCTGTTCCTTCACGTTATGAGGAATACTTGACAATGGTTTTTGGAGACTATATGAAACTTCCTCCTCAAGAAGATCGAGTACCTAAGCACAATACAGCTTATATCGATTTGAATCATTCATATAAAAATTATCGAGGGATTCATTATTTTCCACAGGGAAAGAATGAAAAAGTGGATAATGTGTTTTTACTTTAG
- a CDS encoding sugar transferase: MILKEWEDLPEDMQLEAIRSYYNVLHHRKISLCVQFIIDRVLAFLLLIVLSPVFLILAIWIKLDSNGEVFFRQERVTRYGKVFRIYKFRTMVKDAEAIGSQVTTLHDSRITKVGRMIRACRLDELPQLINVLIGDMGFVGTRPEVKKYVDCYTDEMKATLLLPAGITSAASIQYKDEDRLLQDAKDIDCAYVYEILPQKMKWNLDALKKTGVLYNFKMMFLTVWKVGS; encoded by the coding sequence ATGATATTAAAAGAGTGGGAAGATCTTCCCGAGGATATGCAGCTTGAAGCAATCCGATCATATTATAATGTGTTGCATCATCGCAAGATTAGTTTATGTGTGCAATTCATAATAGATCGAGTATTGGCGTTCTTATTGTTGATTGTTTTATCGCCGGTATTCCTAATACTGGCGATATGGATAAAATTAGATTCGAATGGTGAAGTTTTTTTCCGACAAGAACGTGTCACACGATATGGGAAGGTATTCCGCATCTATAAGTTTCGGACCATGGTGAAGGACGCGGAGGCGATTGGTTCACAGGTGACGACGTTACATGATAGTCGAATTACAAAAGTGGGGAGGATGATACGTGCTTGCCGTTTGGACGAATTGCCACAATTAATAAATGTCCTTATAGGTGATATGGGGTTTGTCGGTACGCGTCCAGAAGTGAAAAAGTATGTGGATTGTTACACGGATGAAATGAAGGCAACGCTCTTGCTGCCTGCTGGAATTACCAGTGCGGCCAGTATCCAATATAAAGATGAAGATAGGTTGTTGCAAGATGCAAAGGACATAGATTGTGCCTATGTGTATGAGATTCTTCCCCAAAAGATGAAATGGAATCTTGATGCGTTAAAAAAAACAGGGGTGTTGTATAATTTTAAGATGATGTTTCTGACGGTTTGGAAAGTAGGGAGTTAG
- a CDS encoding GumC family protein, with protein MEQNEDTIDLSKLFHIMGARWKVVVTLILACTVVALALAFILPKEYESTTLVQTRNAGKVDVSGAAAALAAFGVGGGSVSSPTMNYIELMKTRTVLEPIIEALNFPQDEKPDAKKFAKKYLDIKNTKGTNLIEVTARGRTPEEAQMISQTVVDNFLLMQTDMNQETQSLLVKFLDKRIAESKRESEEAEEKLATFSKEHKIYSPDDQVKAAIEQMAAFDKAISAIEVQQKSARAELDTAEAKLAEQKMKSKEYRVSDNSVVQKIRDQIVAKQVEIVGLEQRYTDKHPSVQQARNELQQLQESLNAEVVASVDSNAATLNPAHSELLKEQALAAVHLAVAEAGEKKLKEQHDKKEAEIGQLPDNVLEYVRLERDAKIKSEVYLNLVKQSEQSKIQEAMDSMDIQIVDSANLPDEDKPVAPRKKLIAAIGFVLGVLLAMGYGLILYRREI; from the coding sequence ATGGAACAAAATGAGGATACGATTGACCTCTCGAAGCTTTTTCATATCATGGGCGCACGCTGGAAGGTGGTTGTGACGCTCATCCTTGCATGCACGGTCGTGGCATTGGCACTTGCCTTCATCTTGCCGAAAGAGTACGAGTCCACTACACTGGTGCAGACACGCAATGCAGGGAAGGTTGACGTTTCCGGCGCTGCCGCAGCTTTGGCGGCTTTTGGTGTAGGCGGCGGATCTGTGTCTTCGCCGACGATGAACTACATTGAGCTGATGAAAACTCGTACGGTGCTTGAGCCGATTATAGAAGCACTGAATTTCCCGCAGGATGAGAAACCGGATGCAAAAAAGTTCGCAAAAAAGTATCTTGATATCAAGAATACGAAAGGAACGAACTTGATCGAGGTGACTGCCCGTGGCAGGACACCAGAGGAAGCGCAGATGATTTCACAGACGGTCGTTGATAACTTTCTCCTCATGCAGACGGATATGAACCAAGAGACGCAGTCTTTGCTCGTGAAGTTCCTTGACAAGCGCATTGCAGAAAGCAAACGAGAATCTGAAGAGGCGGAAGAAAAACTGGCGACTTTCAGCAAAGAGCATAAGATATACAGTCCCGATGATCAGGTCAAGGCAGCAATTGAACAGATGGCTGCCTTCGACAAGGCAATCAGCGCGATCGAGGTTCAGCAAAAGTCTGCGAGAGCCGAGCTTGATACGGCTGAGGCGAAGCTTGCCGAACAAAAGATGAAGAGCAAGGAGTACCGTGTTTCGGACAATAGCGTCGTGCAGAAGATTCGCGATCAGATTGTTGCAAAGCAGGTGGAAATCGTAGGTCTTGAGCAGCGCTATACGGACAAGCATCCGAGCGTACAGCAGGCGAGAAATGAGCTGCAGCAGCTGCAGGAAAGTCTCAATGCTGAGGTTGTGGCAAGCGTTGATTCGAATGCGGCGACGCTGAATCCGGCGCATTCGGAACTTTTGAAAGAGCAAGCTTTAGCTGCCGTCCATCTGGCGGTTGCTGAAGCGGGAGAAAAGAAACTCAAGGAGCAGCACGATAAAAAAGAAGCCGAAATCGGTCAGCTTCCCGATAATGTGTTGGAGTATGTGCGCCTCGAACGTGATGCAAAGATCAAGAGTGAGGTCTATTTGAACCTCGTTAAGCAGAGCGAGCAGAGCAAGATTCAGGAAGCGATGGACAGTATGGATATCCAGATTGTCGATTCGGCGAACCTGCCTGATGAGGACAAGCCTGTTGCTCCGAGAAAGAAATTGATCGCTGCGATTGGTTTTGTGCTCGGCGTGCTTCTGGCTATGGGATATGGGTTGATCCTTTACAGAAGAGAGATATAG
- a CDS encoding polysaccharide biosynthesis/export family protein produces MKKRNLLALTAALALSSSAAFAASSAQDAAAEAASAAPVAVQSAPTQSYAQRTTSSKDEKTKETAVTPSYIEAPEEFEIASLGRPSTVQNYRLFKGDTMRILPIGFTEDIKVEEIPVGVDGCVQLPYVGSVKLEGMTLDEAKEALLEAFGEYMRIPDISIFVTKYGKRKVYVMGDVTKPGIQEMDADNMNAYAALASAGSWTDRGRSTRIQVIRVRDNVMYYRTLNMKDYVKKHDITQNVFLEDGDIVYVPATNGIKFQEDILPYINVWALYKSLTD; encoded by the coding sequence ATGAAAAAACGCAACCTGCTCGCTTTGACTGCGGCGCTCGCGCTCAGCAGCAGCGCTGCGTTCGCCGCGTCGTCGGCGCAAGACGCTGCAGCGGAAGCGGCTTCGGCTGCGCCTGTCGCTGTGCAATCTGCTCCTACGCAGTCATATGCGCAACGCACGACTTCATCGAAGGATGAAAAGACAAAAGAGACGGCGGTAACTCCAAGCTACATTGAGGCGCCGGAAGAATTCGAGATTGCTTCCCTTGGGCGTCCGTCGACAGTGCAAAACTATCGGCTTTTCAAAGGGGATACGATGCGCATTTTGCCCATCGGCTTCACGGAAGACATAAAGGTTGAAGAGATTCCAGTTGGTGTCGATGGCTGCGTGCAGCTCCCTTATGTCGGCAGTGTCAAACTGGAAGGCATGACGCTGGATGAGGCGAAGGAAGCGCTTCTGGAAGCCTTCGGTGAGTACATGCGCATCCCTGATATCTCTATCTTCGTCACGAAATATGGAAAGCGCAAGGTCTACGTCATGGGTGATGTGACAAAACCCGGCATTCAGGAGATGGATGCCGATAATATGAATGCCTATGCTGCCCTAGCAAGCGCTGGCAGTTGGACGGATCGCGGGCGCAGCACGCGCATCCAGGTCATCCGCGTGCGCGACAATGTGATGTATTACCGTACGCTGAATATGAAGGACTATGTGAAGAAGCATGACATTACACAAAATGTTTTCCTTGAAGATGGAGACATCGTCTATGTGCCGGCGACAAATGGCATCAAATTCCAAGAAGATATTTTGCCGTATATCAACGTGTGGGCGCTGTATAAATCTTTGACGGACTAA
- a CDS encoding nucleotidyl transferase AbiEii/AbiGii toxin family protein produces MNASLEQMLQAYSVENLYDRKNAMKEILQEIVLCGLSRAGFFKKAAFYGGTALRIFYGLDRFSEDLDFSLETKNPAFDLSKYFPILEKEVRSFGLNMTVSEKVKANDSHIRSAFLKGNTKEHLLLFYGNEQIAGSVVKTEAVKIKFEVDVDPPKYAAFEHKYRLLPSPYEIKLYDMPSLFAGKIHAVLARAWRNRIKGRDLYDYVFYLSRDAAVNLAHLHERLIDSGYIRKEDTCTLDDIKRMLRDHFDAINFSQAKQDVKPFIHNTSALDIWNAEFFKQITEKLKQQ; encoded by the coding sequence ATGAACGCTTCACTGGAACAAATGCTGCAAGCATATAGTGTTGAAAATCTATATGATCGAAAAAATGCTATGAAAGAGATCTTGCAGGAGATTGTTCTTTGCGGACTCTCTCGCGCAGGTTTTTTCAAAAAAGCAGCTTTTTACGGGGGAACGGCGCTGCGTATTTTCTACGGACTTGATCGGTTCTCCGAGGATTTGGACTTTTCCTTAGAAACAAAAAATCCTGCTTTCGATTTGTCAAAGTATTTCCCTATTCTGGAAAAGGAAGTGAGATCCTTCGGTTTAAATATGACTGTTTCAGAAAAAGTAAAAGCAAACGACAGTCATATCCGTTCCGCCTTTTTGAAAGGGAATACAAAAGAACACCTGCTCTTGTTCTACGGAAATGAACAGATTGCAGGAAGTGTTGTGAAAACGGAAGCTGTAAAAATCAAATTCGAGGTGGATGTAGATCCTCCAAAATACGCTGCATTCGAGCACAAATATCGTCTTTTGCCTTCCCCCTATGAGATCAAATTATACGATATGCCTTCCCTATTCGCCGGAAAGATTCATGCCGTTCTGGCAAGGGCGTGGCGAAACCGGATCAAGGGCAGAGACCTCTACGACTATGTTTTCTACCTTTCCCGCGATGCTGCCGTCAACCTTGCACATCTGCACGAACGGTTGATTGATTCCGGTTACATTCGCAAAGAAGACACCTGTACACTGGATGATATAAAAAGAATGCTTCGCGACCACTTTGACGCCATCAATTTTTCACAGGCGAAACAGGACGTGAAGCCGTTTATCCATAATACTTCCGCACTCGATATATGGAACGCGGAGTTTTTTAAACAAATCACAGAAAAATTAAAACAACAGTAA
- a CDS encoding indolepyruvate ferredoxin oxidoreductase subunit alpha yields the protein MEKIRLAAARCIKGHLQPPCRACEDVCPVGAFRWGVPHPDLCIDCGLCTAVCPAAAVETRLDYAAKLTAVVADDAPDVRLACAKSASDSALPCLGFLTRGVLWAIASQREVQLDIGTCRACLPAVHAHLAREAAAVDAALAAAGRAPLRLLDAEPAAREYSRRDFFRRFRDVAKEKFGQRDAAGGAEGSAAAGAHDVGLVDRMACGTASAARAGTASAEADDVLPPDAAGMGQDSMLPALAAFSSPAWAFAHGAQPAAVHADLALYSGCNACGFCARLCPHGALQAGVEGEDFVLAFTPQLCTACGLCTARCPKSALRLAASPAAKRWRIPLPRCESCGAPFQPIGASKVCRACMEG from the coding sequence TTGGAAAAGATCCGCTTGGCGGCGGCAAGGTGCATCAAGGGGCACCTGCAGCCGCCGTGCCGCGCGTGTGAGGATGTCTGTCCCGTCGGTGCGTTCCGCTGGGGCGTGCCGCATCCCGATCTCTGTATCGACTGCGGCCTCTGCACGGCCGTCTGTCCGGCCGCCGCCGTCGAGACGCGGCTTGATTATGCGGCGAAGCTGACGGCTGTTGTAGCTGACGATGCGCCAGATGTGCGCCTCGCATGCGCGAAAAGCGCGTCAGATTCCGCTCTTCCGTGCCTCGGCTTTCTCACGCGCGGCGTCCTCTGGGCGATCGCCTCGCAGAGGGAAGTGCAGCTCGACATCGGCACTTGCCGTGCGTGCCTGCCTGCCGTCCACGCGCACCTCGCACGCGAGGCTGCCGCCGTCGATGCGGCTCTTGCAGCGGCGGGGCGAGCGCCGCTTCGCTTGCTTGACGCTGAGCCTGCCGCACGCGAGTATAGTCGCCGCGATTTCTTCCGCCGCTTTCGCGATGTGGCGAAAGAGAAGTTCGGTCAGAGAGATGCAGCAGGCGGTGCGGAGGGGAGTGCGGCGGCAGGGGCGCACGACGTTGGGCTTGTCGATCGTATGGCGTGCGGCACTGCAAGCGCGGCGCGTGCGGGCACAGCATCGGCAGAGGCGGATGACGTTTTGCCGCCGGATGCAGCGGGAATGGGGCAAGACTCCATGCTCCCTGCACTCGCCGCGTTCTCCTCTCCCGCATGGGCATTCGCTCATGGCGCACAGCCCGCCGCCGTGCACGCCGATCTCGCGCTCTACAGCGGCTGCAATGCCTGCGGCTTCTGTGCACGCCTGTGTCCGCACGGAGCGCTGCAAGCAGGTGTCGAGGGCGAGGACTTCGTGCTCGCTTTCACGCCGCAGCTCTGCACTGCCTGCGGACTTTGCACCGCACGCTGCCCGAAGAGCGCCCTGCGCCTCGCCGCCTCCCCCGCTGCCAAGCGCTGGCGCATCCCCCTGCCGCGCTGCGAATCCTGCGGCGCTCCGTTTCAGCCGATTGGCGCGAGCAAGGTCTGCCGCGCGTGCATGGAGGGATGA
- a CDS encoding DegT/DnrJ/EryC1/StrS family aminotransferase: MNSMKERKIPFSPPDITEEEIAEVSNALRSGWITTGPRTKQLEKEVAAFCESSNGMAVCLNSATAALELSLRVLGIGVGDEVITSAYTYTASASVIDHVGAKIVLIDTQPGSYEMDYDQLEQAISTRTKAIIPVDLGGVPCDYDRLFGIVERQREKFFPRTEIQRKIGRVAIVADGAHAFGASYKGKKIGSVADFTSFSFHAVKNFTTAEGGAALWKSIPGVDDAEIYHEYQLLSLHGQNKDALAKTKLGAWEYDIKGTYYKCNMTDVLAAIGLVQMKRYSGLLVRRREIIAQYDKGLKDLPVEVLPHFTDVAQGSGHLYLVRLLDFDEKKRNLFIEKMAEKGVATNVHYKPLPMHTVYKNLGFDVTAYPNAYAQYANEVTLPLHTSLTDEDVDYVVSVFREVYQEMRI; encoded by the coding sequence ATGAATAGCATGAAAGAGAGGAAAATCCCCTTTTCACCGCCGGATATTACGGAGGAGGAAATAGCAGAAGTTTCAAATGCCTTGCGTTCTGGCTGGATTACGACAGGACCGCGCACCAAGCAGTTGGAAAAAGAAGTGGCAGCCTTTTGCGAAAGCTCGAATGGAATGGCGGTGTGTTTGAATTCAGCCACGGCAGCCTTGGAACTTTCCTTGCGCGTCCTTGGTATTGGTGTGGGAGATGAGGTTATTACTTCGGCCTATACCTATACGGCGAGTGCTAGTGTCATTGACCATGTAGGCGCTAAGATTGTTTTGATCGATACGCAGCCCGGTTCATACGAGATGGATTATGACCAGTTGGAACAAGCGATTTCTACGCGGACAAAAGCCATTATTCCAGTGGATTTGGGTGGCGTCCCATGCGATTATGACCGTCTGTTTGGCATTGTGGAACGACAGCGTGAAAAGTTTTTCCCGCGTACGGAGATTCAACGCAAGATTGGGCGTGTGGCGATTGTGGCGGATGGTGCGCATGCATTTGGAGCTTCATACAAGGGGAAGAAGATCGGATCGGTTGCGGACTTTACGTCGTTCTCCTTCCATGCAGTCAAGAATTTTACAACGGCAGAAGGCGGTGCAGCACTTTGGAAGTCGATTCCAGGTGTGGATGATGCAGAGATTTATCATGAATATCAGTTGCTCTCCTTGCACGGACAGAACAAAGATGCGCTTGCCAAAACAAAGCTTGGAGCATGGGAATATGATATTAAGGGCACATACTACAAGTGTAATATGACCGATGTTTTGGCGGCAATTGGTCTCGTGCAAATGAAGCGCTATTCAGGGTTGTTGGTGCGGCGGCGTGAAATTATTGCACAGTACGATAAGGGGCTAAAGGATCTTCCTGTGGAGGTGCTGCCACATTTCACCGACGTTGCACAAGGAAGCGGACATCTATATCTCGTGCGGTTGTTGGATTTTGACGAAAAGAAACGCAATCTGTTTATTGAAAAGATGGCAGAAAAAGGTGTTGCGACAAATGTTCATTATAAGCCGCTTCCAATGCATACGGTATACAAGAATCTTGGCTTTGACGTCACTGCATATCCGAATGCGTACGCACAGTATGCAAATGAAGTCACCCTGCCGTTGCATACTTCTTTGACGGATGAGGATGTGGACTATGTCGTTTCAGTCTTTCGGGAAGTTTATCAAGAGATGAGGATATGA
- a CDS encoding IspD/TarI family cytidylyltransferase → MNIAVIFAGGTGKRMNTRSKPKQFLEMHGKPVLIYTLEHFEQHDEIDGIVLVCIESWIEYAKDLLVDFRIRKVLEVVSGGNTGQESIFRGLDAALKYAKGAEDIVLIHDGVRPMIDSDTISSCLESVQKYGSAITTTPAIETIFVQQGEHVGKIFNRSDCAMARAPQCFYLQDIYKAHIKAQQEKRTDFIDSAMLMQYYGFSLNTVTGPVENIKITTPTDFYLFRAFLDAQENMQIVGL, encoded by the coding sequence ATGAACATCGCCGTAATCTTTGCTGGCGGCACAGGAAAACGCATGAATACGCGATCGAAGCCGAAACAGTTTCTGGAGATGCATGGGAAGCCTGTTCTTATATATACGTTGGAGCATTTCGAACAACACGATGAAATTGATGGCATAGTCCTTGTTTGTATTGAATCGTGGATTGAGTACGCAAAAGATCTCTTGGTAGACTTTCGTATTCGAAAAGTACTGGAAGTGGTGTCGGGAGGAAATACAGGACAAGAATCTATCTTCCGAGGATTAGATGCTGCACTGAAATATGCGAAAGGTGCAGAGGATATTGTCTTGATTCACGATGGTGTCCGGCCTATGATTGATTCAGATACGATTTCATCATGTCTCGAGAGTGTGCAAAAATATGGAAGTGCCATTACGACGACACCTGCCATAGAGACGATATTCGTTCAACAAGGCGAACATGTGGGAAAGATATTTAATCGTTCGGATTGTGCAATGGCACGTGCCCCTCAATGCTTTTACTTGCAAGATATTTACAAAGCGCATATCAAGGCGCAGCAGGAAAAACGGACAGATTTTATAGATTCCGCAATGTTGATGCAGTATTATGGATTCTCGCTAAATACTGTGACGGGGCCTGTAGAAAATATAAAAATTACGACACCAACGGATTTTTATTTGTTTCGTGCCTTTCTTGACGCGCAAGAGAATATGCAAATTGTAGGATTGTGA
- a CDS encoding polysaccharide biosynthesis protein has product MMSFIYVKEKFKLIFLDFVILSVMPVLAVLLRFDGALPEYEAAVLHVWLLPSAVLGVGIFYLFGMYHRIWHYARIRDLNAIVGAVTLSSAGTFLLLFLVGKDVPKSVFLISWMLVLGGIGLSRLAFKINLDMLSGAQTGQRAVLIIGAGDAGAMLVREIEQNDAASVRIVGFADDDVKKIGNRLSGFPVLGSIDQVPKIVETQNVEEIIIATPSAEGDEIRRITDICHRVSCKVKTMPGLYEMMETGKRNIGLQQLREIRLEDLLRRDPIKLDFDKITHYIAGKTVLITGAGGSIGSELSRQLSHAGAKEILLLGRGENSIYEIYQELKVKFPEQSYRTVIANITDKARMEEVFRNYKPEVVFHAAAHKHVPLMEIQPVEAVQNNVFGTKNVAELADAYKSEIFVLISTDKAVNPTSVMGATKRAAELVLQEINQHSETKFVAVRFGNVLGSRGSVVPLFERQIASGGPVTVTDPEMTRFFMTIPEAVQLVLQAGGLAEGGEVFLFDMGKPVKIKDMACDLIRLHGRIPNKDIKIVYTGLRPGEKLYEELLTNEEGTTSTKHKKIYRAKIIPMQKGALQKNLGVLKSTRDRLTILKTLKCMIPTYKSKQLEDTREGA; this is encoded by the coding sequence ATGATGTCGTTCATTTATGTGAAGGAAAAGTTTAAACTTATTTTCCTTGACTTTGTTATTTTAAGTGTCATGCCAGTGTTGGCTGTGCTTTTGCGATTTGATGGTGCTTTGCCGGAGTACGAGGCTGCAGTCTTGCATGTATGGCTTCTTCCTTCTGCTGTTCTTGGAGTAGGCATTTTTTATCTTTTTGGCATGTATCATCGAATTTGGCATTATGCACGTATTCGGGATCTCAATGCGATTGTCGGAGCTGTCACATTGTCTTCGGCTGGAACATTTCTTCTTCTTTTCTTGGTTGGAAAAGATGTGCCAAAAAGTGTTTTTCTGATTTCATGGATGCTCGTTCTGGGCGGTATCGGTTTGAGCCGCTTGGCGTTTAAAATCAATTTGGATATGCTTTCCGGTGCTCAAACAGGACAACGGGCAGTGTTGATTATTGGTGCTGGTGATGCTGGTGCTATGCTTGTGCGAGAAATCGAACAAAATGATGCGGCGAGTGTTCGTATTGTCGGATTCGCAGATGATGACGTGAAGAAGATAGGCAATCGTTTGTCGGGATTTCCCGTTTTGGGATCGATTGATCAAGTCCCTAAAATTGTTGAGACGCAAAATGTAGAGGAGATTATCATTGCAACGCCTTCAGCAGAAGGCGATGAGATTCGTCGAATTACAGATATATGCCATCGCGTATCCTGCAAAGTCAAAACAATGCCCGGTCTTTATGAAATGATGGAAACGGGCAAGCGAAATATCGGTTTACAGCAGCTTCGTGAAATACGCTTGGAAGATCTCTTGCGGCGCGATCCGATCAAACTGGATTTCGATAAAATCACACATTATATCGCAGGAAAGACGGTTCTGATCACAGGAGCGGGCGGCTCGATCGGGTCGGAACTTTCTCGTCAACTCAGTCATGCCGGAGCAAAGGAAATCTTGCTCTTGGGACGTGGGGAAAACAGTATTTATGAAATTTATCAAGAGTTGAAAGTAAAATTTCCAGAGCAATCCTATCGTACCGTTATCGCTAATATCACAGATAAAGCTCGTATGGAAGAGGTGTTTCGCAACTATAAGCCAGAGGTTGTCTTTCATGCAGCGGCGCATAAGCATGTTCCTCTGATGGAGATTCAACCAGTGGAGGCTGTTCAGAATAATGTGTTTGGAACGAAGAATGTAGCGGAGCTTGCAGATGCATATAAAAGTGAGATTTTCGTTCTGATTTCTACGGATAAGGCTGTCAATCCGACAAGCGTAATGGGGGCGACGAAGCGTGCAGCTGAACTCGTTTTGCAGGAAATTAATCAGCATAGCGAAACGAAGTTTGTTGCTGTCCGCTTCGGCAACGTCTTGGGCAGTCGTGGCAGTGTAGTGCCTCTTTTTGAACGCCAGATTGCGTCAGGTGGGCCTGTTACAGTCACAGACCCGGAGATGACACGCTTCTTTATGACTATACCTGAAGCAGTGCAGCTTGTTTTGCAAGCTGGAGGGTTGGCCGAAGGGGGTGAAGTGTTCCTGTTCGATATGGGGAAACCTGTAAAGATCAAAGACATGGCATGCGACTTGATCCGCCTTCATGGACGTATCCCAAATAAGGATATAAAGATCGTTTATACGGGATTACGTCCTGGAGAGAAGTTATACGAAGAACTTCTGACGAATGAAGAGGGAACGACGAGCACAAAGCACAAGAAGATCTATAGGGCGAAGATTATACCTATGCAAAAAGGTGCTCTTCAGAAAAATTTGGGTGTGTTGAAAAGCACGAGAGACCGACTGACGATACTTAAAACATTAAAATGTATGATTCCTACATACAAAAGCAAGCAATTGGAAGACACTAGAGAAGGAGCATGA
- a CDS encoding type IV toxin-antitoxin system AbiEi family antitoxin domain-containing protein produces MIKTTEMLLAKLSDYASPKTKLSRMVQKGECFQIRKGLYETNQHVSAHLLAGSIYGPSYISFEYALSHYGLIPEAVYTITCATFEKKKKKKYDTPFGTFTYQDIPSAAFPLYIEIRHEGDYWYRIASFEKALCDELYIMRPAKNTKELASLLFDDLRIDESELRKMNLKTIAELYDKYHATNIRKLCTLLRRL; encoded by the coding sequence ATGATAAAAACAACGGAAATGCTTTTAGCGAAATTATCCGATTATGCTTCCCCAAAAACGAAACTGTCCCGAATGGTTCAAAAAGGAGAATGCTTTCAGATCCGAAAAGGTCTTTATGAAACAAATCAACATGTATCTGCACATCTTCTGGCCGGGAGCATCTATGGTCCGTCCTATATTTCCTTCGAATATGCTCTCTCTCATTACGGATTGATCCCGGAAGCCGTCTATACCATCACATGTGCTACTTTTGAAAAGAAAAAGAAGAAGAAGTATGATACGCCTTTCGGAACTTTTACCTACCAAGATATCCCCTCTGCAGCATTCCCCCTATACATTGAGATCCGCCATGAGGGAGACTACTGGTATCGGATTGCATCCTTCGAAAAGGCATTGTGCGATGAACTGTATATTATGCGTCCGGCCAAAAATACAAAAGAACTTGCCTCCTTGCTTTTTGATGACCTTCGAATCGATGAATCGGAGCTTCGGAAGATGAACCTGAAAACGATCGCCGAGCTGTATGACAAATATCATGCAACAAATATCAGGAAACTCTGTACGTTATTGAGGAGACTATGA